The region CTATCGTAGGTTTCGTAGACGGCCAGGGGCCGGGCCAGGAGGGGATCGAGTCGGCCGGCGATCCGCAGCATCGCGAACTGCCCGGGCCGGGCCGTGGCCGCGAGCGCCGGCCAGTCGAGGCGCAGCCGGAACGTGCCGGTACCGACCTGACGGTGGGCAACGATCGGCACCCGTTCCACGCGGGCGCCGTCGGCATAGCAGGCAACGCCTTCCTTCCCGGCGACGGCGGAGCGGTCACTCGGCACGCGGCTTCCTCCACGACGACGCCTTCCCGGGGCGGCGCCGGCGCCTCACTCCCGCTCCTCCCGGTCCCGGGCCACCCGGGGGCAGCCCCTGCGGCGGGCCGGGGCGGCGCTCGGCCAGGCCGCGATCGCCCGGCCCCGCTCCCGGGCGACCGGGACGGCGCGGCGCACCGGTCGGGCGGCCGGCGGGCCTGGGGGGCAATTGTCCGTCGTCGCGCCGCGGGCGGCCGCCGCGGCCGGGCCCGCGCCCGCGGGGAGCGGGGGGAGGCCGCCGCCCCGGGCCGTCCCCGGCCTGCGCCAGGGCGTCGCGTCGCAACGCCTCGACCTCGGCGCCGGACAATCGCCGCGACTGACCCGGCAGGAGATCGCCGAGCGACAGCCCGCCGACGGCGACCCGCTTGAGCTGGTGGACCTTGTGGCCGAGGCGGGCGAGCATCCGGCGGATCTCGCGGTTCTTCCCCTCGTCGAGGACCATCTCGAGCACCGCGCTCTGCTTGTGCTGCGAGCGGAGGAAGACGTGCTGGGCGCGGGCCATCCCCTCGGCGAGCCCGACGCCGCGGCGGAGCTGGTCGAGCGTCTCCGGGGTCGGCACGCCGGCGACCTGGACGAGATACCGTTTCTCGACGCCGTAGCGCGGGTGGGCGAGGAGGTTGGCCAGCTCGCCGTCGTTGGTCACGAGGATCAGGCCCTCGCTCATCCGATCGAGCCGGCCGACGGCGAACAGCCGCTGCTCGCCCGGCACGAGGTCGACGACGCGCGGCCTCCCGGACGGATCGAAATTGGTGGTCACCACGCCGACCGGCTTGTAGACGGCGTAGACGCTGCGGCGCGGATCGGGCAGACGCTCGCCGTCGACTCGGATCTCCTGACGGACCGGATCGACGCGCGTGCCGAGGACGGCGACCACCTTGCGGTCGACTTCGACGCGCCCCGAGGTGATCAACTCCTCGCAGGCCCGCCGGCTGCCGATCCCGGCGGCGGCGAGCACTTTCTGGAGCCGCTCCCCAGGTTGCTCGCCGTGGGGCGGGCGACGCCCCCGGCCGGCCGGGGGCACCACGCCGGGCGACGGCGGCCGCGGGGGGCGGCGGGAGGTGATCCGGGACGGTTGTTCGGGGCGGCGGGGCTCGGGGGCCACGGGAGATTCCAGGATGGCGGCGGACGGCACCGGCAACGCCGGCGAAACAGCGATCATACACCGCCAACTGCCACCGGCAGCGGTCCTGGTCTCAGCCGAGGATCCCCGTCACCACCGTGCCCTTGGTATCGGTCAGCCGCATCTCGCGCCCGGCGTGGGTGAACGTGAGCCGCGTGTGGTCGAGGCCGAGGAGGTGGAGGATCGTGGCGTGCCAGTCGTGGATCGGCACCGGATCGACCACCGCCTCGAGGCCGAACTCGTCGGTGGCACCGTGGGCATGGCCCCCCTTGACCCCGCCGCCGGCGAACCAGGTCGTGAACCCGAGATGGTTGTGGTCGCGCCCGTCCTCCACCTGGGCATAGGGGGTGCGGCCGAACTCCCCGCCCCAGATCACCAGCGTGTCGGCGAGCAGGCCGCGCGACGCGAGGTCGGTGAGGAGGCCGGCGATCGGAGCATCGACCGCCCGGGCGTGCTCGGCGTGATCCTCGCGGAGGTTGCGGTGCTGGTCCCAGCCGCCGTGGCAGACCTCGACGAACCGGACCCCTGCCTCGAGAAGGCGCCGCGCCATCAGGCACTGCCGGCCGAAATCTTCGGTGGCGTCGTCGCCGATGCCGTAGAGGCGCTGCGTTTCCTCGGTCTCGCGTGCCAGGTCGAGGGCCTCGGGAAGCGCGTCCTGCATCCGGAACGCGAGCTCGTGCGACGCGATCAGACCGTCGACCGCGGCGGCGTCGGCCGCGCCGTCGAGCGACCGGCGGTTGAGCGCCTGGACGAACTCCAGCTGCCGCCGCTGCTCCGAGCGGCCGAGGAACGGATGGGCGAGGTTGCTCACCCGGGCGTCGGCGACCCGGGCCCGGCCGCCGCCGATCCGGGTCCCCTGGTGGCGGGCGGGGAGAAAGGCGCTGCCGTAATTGGCCGGACCGCCGTTGGCAGGTGGCGGACTGATCGTGACGAACCCGGGGAGGTTGTCGTTCTCGCTGCCCAGGCCGTAGGTGACCCACGCCCCGAGCGACGGCCGCACGGCGTTGCTCATGCCGGTGTGCATCTGGAGGAACGCCGGCGGGTGGTTGGGCACGTCGGTCTTCATGCTGTTGACCAGGCACAGCGTGTCGGCGTGCGCCGCGATCTGCGGGAACAGCTCGGAGATCCACAGGCCGCTGTCGCCGCGCTGGCGGAATTCCCACGCCGGCGGGAGCAGCCGGCCCCCCGGCACCCGGCCGCGGCCGATCGGCGCGCCGGCCCGCCGCACGAGCTCCGGCTTGTGGTCGAAGCTGTCGACGTGCGACGGGCCGCCGTCCATGCAGAGGAAGAGGACGCGTGTGGCCCGCGGCGTGAAATGCGGTGCCCGCACAGACGCCCCCCCGGCCGCGGCGCCGGCGAGGGCACGAAACGCGACGAGGCCGAAGCCGGCGGCCGTCGTCGCCAGCCAGTCGCGCCGCGAAGGGAGCGGGAATCCGGGAGCAACGAGCTGGGTTGTCATGGCGGACCTCGGGGATGAGCGGATCAGTTCCGCGCCAGGAACTCCTGGCTGGCCCACAGGGCCTGGCACAGCGCCGCCCACCCCGCGCGCGGAGCGCGGTGATCGGCCACGAACGCCAGCGCCGCCTCGATCTCGGCGCTGTCGGGACGGCGGCCGAACGCCGCCAGGTAGGCCAGCTCGACGCGGGCCGCGTCGCCGGGGGCACGGGCCGTGAGGCGGTCGGCGGCGGTCGCCGCGGCCTCGAGGACGACGCGGTTGTTCATCAGGTAGAGCGACTGGGCCGGGACCGTGGTCTCCGAGCGCTGGCCGGTGACGCCCGTGCCGGCCGGGAGGTCGAACAGCGCCAGCGACTCCGGCGGCGTGCCACGGAGCATCGGCAGGTAGACGGCGCGGACGGGGAGCACCTCGTCGGCGGGACGGCGGCGGAGGAACGCCGGCTGGAAAGCGGGCCCGTCCCCCTGCCGGGCCACCGTCGATCCGACCGGGCGCTCGAGCCGCAGCAGCCCGGCGGTGAACAGGATCCCGTCGCGGATCGCCTCGGCGTCGAGGCGCCGCGGCGTCATCCGCCAGCGCAGTGCGTTGTCGGGATCGACGGCGAACGCCTCCTCCGACGTGGCGGTGGACAGGGCATAGGCGTGCGTCGTCATCAGGCGTTTCACCAGGCGCTTCACCGACCACCCGTCGGCGACGAAGCCCGCGGCGAGGTGGTCGAGGAGCTCGGGATGCGACGGCGCCTCGCCAGCCCGGCCGAAGTTGTCGGGGGTGTTCACCAGCCCCCGGCCGAAGAGATGGAGCCAGACCCGGTTGACGATCACGCGCGGCGTGAGCGGGTTTGTGGCCGAGGCGATCCACTCGGCGAGCTCGAGCCGGCCGCTGCCGTCGAGGCGCCCGGGGGTCGGCCCCGCCCACGCCGGCAGCCCGCGCGGGACGACGACCCCGGGCTTCTCGACGTCGCCGCGGAGGAACAGCTCCGAGTCGCGCGGCTGCGGCCGGTCGAGGACGCAGGCGACGAATTGCCGTGGCGTACCGTCGGGCTGGAAGGACGCCAGCCGCGTCCGCACCAGCGTCAGTTGCGTGCGGTTGCGGATGATCGCGGGGTTTCCCGCCGCTCCCCGGTCGGCGGTGAGCGTGCGGAATTCCTCCTCGAGCCGCTCCACCTGCGCCTCGAGCTGGGCGCGCTGCCGCGGGTCGAGCGGCTCGACGCCGTCGGGTTGCCCGGCCGAGCGGGGGATTTCGACGATGTCGGCGGGATTGGCGTTTTGGACGAGGCGGATCGTGCCGTAGCGCGTGTCGGTGCTGCGGAAGATTCCCGCCAGGGCGTAGTAGTCGCGCTGCGTGACGGGGTCGTATTTGTGGTCGTGGCAGCGCGCGCAGGAGATCGTCAGCCCGAGGAACGCCTGGCCGACGGTGTCGATTTGCTCGTCGACAAGGTCCATCGTGAACCGCAGCCGGTTCCGTTCGACGTGCGACTTCGGCCCGAGGGCGAGGAACCCGGTCGCCGCCAGCAACTCGGCGCGGTCGCGGTCATCGGGGGCGACGAAGAAATCGCCGGCGATCTGCTCGCGGATGAACCGGTCGAACGGCATGTCGGCGTCGAACGCCGCGATCACGTAGTCGCGGTAGCGCCAGGCATGGGGGTAGGTGAAATCGGTCTCCTTGCCGCTGCTCTCGCCGTAGCGGGCGACGTCGAGCCAGTGGCGACCCCAGCGCTCGCCGTAGCGCGGGGAGGCGAGCAACCGGTCGATCGTGCTCTCGAGGCGCGCCCGCGACGGGTCGGCGAGGAACGCCTCGACCTCGGCCGGCTCGGGGGGCAGACCGGTGAGGTCGAGGTGGACGCGCCGCAGCAGCGTTGCGGGAGTCGCGTCGGCGACCGGACGGAGCCCCCGCGCCTCGAGACGCTCGAGCACGAACCGGTCGACGTCGCTCCACGCCCAGTCGCCGTTGGCCACCGCCGGCACGGCCGCGCAGCGCACCGGTTGGAACGCCCAGTGCGTCGCCAGG is a window of Planctomycetota bacterium DNA encoding:
- a CDS encoding rRNA pseudouridine synthase; translation: MIAVSPALPVPSAAILESPVAPEPRRPEQPSRITSRRPPRPPSPGVVPPAGRGRRPPHGEQPGERLQKVLAAAGIGSRRACEELITSGRVEVDRKVVAVLGTRVDPVRQEIRVDGERLPDPRRSVYAVYKPVGVVTTNFDPSGRPRVVDLVPGEQRLFAVGRLDRMSEGLILVTNDGELANLLAHPRYGVEKRYLVQVAGVPTPETLDQLRRGVGLAEGMARAQHVFLRSQHKQSAVLEMVLDEGKNREIRRMLARLGHKVHQLKRVAVGGLSLGDLLPGQSRRLSGAEVEALRRDALAQAGDGPGRRPPPAPRGRGPGRGGRPRRDDGQLPPRPAGRPTGAPRRPGRPGAGPGDRGLAERRPGPPQGLPPGGPGPGGAGVRRRRRPGKASSWRKPRAE
- a CDS encoding DUF1501 domain-containing protein gives rise to the protein MTTQLVAPGFPLPSRRDWLATTAAGFGLVAFRALAGAAAGGASVRAPHFTPRATRVLFLCMDGGPSHVDSFDHKPELVRRAGAPIGRGRVPGGRLLPPAWEFRQRGDSGLWISELFPQIAAHADTLCLVNSMKTDVPNHPPAFLQMHTGMSNAVRPSLGAWVTYGLGSENDNLPGFVTISPPPANGGPANYGSAFLPARHQGTRIGGGRARVADARVSNLAHPFLGRSEQRRQLEFVQALNRRSLDGAADAAAVDGLIASHELAFRMQDALPEALDLARETEETQRLYGIGDDATEDFGRQCLMARRLLEAGVRFVEVCHGGWDQHRNLREDHAEHARAVDAPIAGLLTDLASRGLLADTLVIWGGEFGRTPYAQVEDGRDHNHLGFTTWFAGGGVKGGHAHGATDEFGLEAVVDPVPIHDWHATILHLLGLDHTRLTFTHAGREMRLTDTKGTVVTGILG
- a CDS encoding DUF1549 domain-containing protein — protein: MAAGPATSSSRFPRSAVRGGGRRSADRPDSPLRARPAKPCPPPVVQQGGPSHLGPGACRSSAGIISGCWRLTAGRRWPEPSEGDAVQRAMDQGRSPTTRWPRGLAVAAGLAIFVAHACAGETTDPAFSSDDIAFFEKQIRPLLVAHCHECHSAGAADIRSGLRVDDREALLAGGDGGVVVDPRNPEASRLLAVLRSTDPDVMPPRGHGGPLPEPSVALVAEWIGRGLPMPAGDVPRADPREALATHWAFQPVRCAAVPAVANGDWAWSDVDRFVLERLEARGLRPVADATPATLLRRVHLDLTGLPPEPAEVEAFLADPSRARLESTIDRLLASPRYGERWGRHWLDVARYGESSGKETDFTYPHAWRYRDYVIAAFDADMPFDRFIREQIAGDFFVAPDDRDRAELLAATGFLALGPKSHVERNRLRFTMDLVDEQIDTVGQAFLGLTISCARCHDHKYDPVTQRDYYALAGIFRSTDTRYGTIRLVQNANPADIVEIPRSAGQPDGVEPLDPRQRAQLEAQVERLEEEFRTLTADRGAAGNPAIIRNRTQLTLVRTRLASFQPDGTPRQFVACVLDRPQPRDSELFLRGDVEKPGVVVPRGLPAWAGPTPGRLDGSGRLELAEWIASATNPLTPRVIVNRVWLHLFGRGLVNTPDNFGRAGEAPSHPELLDHLAAGFVADGWSVKRLVKRLMTTHAYALSTATSEEAFAVDPDNALRWRMTPRRLDAEAIRDGILFTAGLLRLERPVGSTVARQGDGPAFQPAFLRRRPADEVLPVRAVYLPMLRGTPPESLALFDLPAGTGVTGQRSETTVPAQSLYLMNNRVVLEAAATAADRLTARAPGDAARVELAYLAAFGRRPDSAEIEAALAFVADHRAPRAGWAALCQALWASQEFLARN